Below is a window of Candidatus Neomarinimicrobiota bacterium DNA.
CCATCGATGAGAAAGTTCCTCCCGGGAGGTATAAAATAATTCTTGAGTCCAAGGCTACTTATTCATCCAAAAAATATTTTTCCGACAAGGTGGAATTAAAATTTGAGATTAATGATAACGGTGAAATATTAAATATTAAAATTAAAGATTAAAGAACAGTGGAAAAAATAAAAGTTACGGTTGAATTAGCTCTTGAACACGGGTTGTCCGAAGAGGAGTTCGAAAAAGTAAAGAGCATCTTGGGCAGGACTCCCAATTACACAGAATTAGGAATATTTTCTGTGATGTGGAGCGAGCATTGTTCCTATAAATCGTCTATAGCAGAGCTGAAAAAACTGCCGAGAGACGGGGAGCGAATTCTTGCCGGCGCAGGTGAAGAAAACGCCGGATTGGTTGATATTGGGGACGGTCTGGCTATCGCTTTTAAAATTGAAAGCCATAATCATCCTTCGGCTTTAGAACCTTATCAAGGCGCCGCAACAGGTGTGGGAGGTATATTAAGAGATATATTCAGTATGGGCGCCCGACCGATTGCTTGCTTGAATTCACTGAGGTTCGGCTCGCTTGAGACTGCGCGAAACAGATATTTGTTTGAGGGTGTTGTCCGTGGGATAGGGGACTACGGGAATTGCATGGGTATCCCTACTGTAGCCGGGGAAATATATTTCGATCCAAGCTATGACGGAAATCCATTGATCAACGCAATGGCTGTTGGCATAGTGAAGCATAATGATTCCATAAGCGCGTTGGCGAAGGGAGAAAATAACAGCGTGTTTATCCTTGGGTCTTCAACGGGTCGTGACGGAATTCATGGCGCCACATTTGCCTCGGTTGAGCTGTCTGAGAAGTCGGAAGAAAAAAGAACAGCGGTGCAGGTGGGTGATCCATTCACCGAAAAACTCCTTCTCGAAGCCGTGCTGGAATTAACCGCAGCGAAGATACTGACAGGGATGCAGGATATGGGAGCGGCAGGCATTATCTGCTCAACATCCGAGATGTCGGATAAAGGGAACGTGGGAATGAATATTGATCTTGCCAAAGTCCCGCTGCGGGAAGAGGGGATGAGTCCGTATGAAATACTTCTATCGGAATCTCAGGAGAGGATGCTCCTTGTCGTTAAGAAAGGCAAGGATAAAGAAGTCATAAAAATTGCTGACAAGTGGGGACTTAACTGCGTAAAAATTGGTGAAGTAACCAGCGACAGCGAGCTTAAATTCAAAATGAATGGAAAGAGCAGCGCAGTTGTGCCGGCTGAACCGTTGGTCTTAGGGGGGGGAGCGCCGGTATATAATAGGGAAAGCAAAAAACCGGAGTATTTGGAGAAACTCAACACTCTTGACTTGGAAACTATTAAGGTTCCCGAAAATTTGGAAGAAGCGTTTTTTCAGGTTTTGACTTCACCGAATATTGCCAGTAAACGATGGGTGTACCGTCAGTACGATAGTACGGTTATGACCAATACTATTATTGGTCCCGGAGCTGCGGATGCTGCCGTCATCCGCATAAAAGAATCTGAAAATAAGGCTATTTCGCTGAAGACTGACGGCAACGGAAGATACACGTATCTCAACCCGCGAATGGGAGGGATGATAGCGGTTGCGGAGTCAGCACGGAACGTAGTAGCTACGGGAGCAAAGCCGCTGGCTGTGACAAATTGTCTGAATTTCGGAAACCCGGAAGACCCGGAAGTTTACTGGACGTTCAAGGAAGTAGTAGCAGGGATGGGTGAAGCCTGTACTGTCCTGGGTACACCGGTGACCGGCGGTAACGTCAGTTTTTATAACGAAAGTCCGAAGGGAGCTGTATATCCAACGCCTGTAGTAGGAATGCTTGGGCTTATTCAAGACCTATCTCACATACGGCAAATGGGGCTGGTTGATGAGGGAGACTTTATCATTTTGTTAGGCGCTCTTCAATGCTGTATCGGCGGCTCGGAGTACCTTAGCGTTGTTCATGGAAAAGTGCAGGGTGAAATTCCAAATATTGATCTTGAATATGAGAAAAAAGTTCAAGATTCGGTATTAAACGGAATACGGGCAGGTATAATAAAATCAGCGCATGATATTTCAGATGGTGGTTTATCTATTGCGTTGGCTGAGTGCTGCATGGCGGGACGGAACAATCTCGGCGCAAATGTCGTCATAAATAGAAAGCTGAGAGACGACGAGTTGCTGTTTGGAGAGATGCAGTCGGCGTTTATCATTACAGTATCGGAAAGTGATTTGATGAAGATTGAAGAAATAACCGCAAAATTTCAAATCAGCTGCGAGGCTCTTGGCAGAGTCGGCGGAAACAGCCTGAAAATAAACTCATATTTTGATCTGCCCATAAGTGAATTGAAGAAGAGATATGAGTCTGTTATTCCGAAACAAATGGAAAGGAGGTTGAGATGAAATTAAAAGTATTTGGGTTTTTCATTTCTTTATTTGTTTTAAATCCCGGTTTGGCGCAGGCTCAGAACGAGCATGAGTATACAGATATTAAACGAGTTGACCTCTCTGAAATTGAAGATTACGTGATTAAAAAAGTATCCGGCAGGACCACATCTATTCAGAAATTACCGAATTTCGTATTGGAAGACACAACGGGGAAGATTCAGGATTTTTATCAGTTTTTAAAAGGTAAAAATATTGTGTTGCTTACATTTTTTCGCGCGGATTGCGATAATTCCTATTATGAGTACCCTAATTTTGAAAAGAATTATAAGAAATTTAAGTCAAAAGGATTTGATATATTCTCAATTATGGAATACTCGAACGACGATTATTTAGAAGAGTATTTGATGAACTTCTCGCCTGTGTTCACTACTACTTTAGGCACGCGCACCAAAGAAGATGAAGATGTACGGTTTTTAACCGACCATTACCGCTTACGGAAATCATTGGGTGATTCAAGGAAATGGGGAACGCCGTTCAGTTTCTTGATTAAAGACGGCGACCTTCGGAATGTTTGGTACGTGGGCGGCGAATTCAATCCGGGCGACTTAGAGAAGTTTCTGGAAGAAAACCTTTAGTGGCAGTCAAGACTTGTCCTGACGCCCTCAGGTGGGTTGTGCGGTCAGGGCCTGTCCGGCTATGCCATCCACAGACGGGCACAAGCCCTAACCAACACAGGCTACTGTCATTGCGAGAGTGTCAACGACACGACGCGGCAATCTCAGATGTAGGGGAGGGTCTGCGATCCTCCCGCTTAAAACACACCCCAGCCTCTGGCTATAAGATTTCTGAAGGATCGGCTACCCCTCTCAAGAGGGGAATATTCAGAGAGTAGCGCGTACGGAAGTCGAATTCAATCCGGGCGACTTAGAGAAGTTTTTGGAAGAATACCTTTAGTCGGAAGTTTCGACTGATTTTTCGGCGTATCTGATAATCTCAGCGGCTACGTCAACTCCTGTAGTTTTTTCGATTCCCTGTAATCCGGGTGAAGAATTCAGTTCAATAATAATCGGTTCTCCCGGAATATCAAAGAAATCTACCCCTGAAATTTCAAGTCCCAATGCCTTGGTTGCTTTTATTGCCGTTTCCTCCTGAATTTTACTGAGAACCACTCTCTTTCCGGTGCCGCCGCGGTGGATGTTTGCCCTAAACTCTTCGGGAGCGGCTTCTCTCTTCATAGCGGCAACTACCCTATCACCCACAACAAAAGCGCGTATATCACGCCCCCGTGATTCTGCGACAAACTGCTGTATCAGAATATCCTGCCCAAGGTTCCATAGCGTATCAAGTGTTGATTCAAAAGATTCCTTTGTTTCGGATAGAATAACACCAATGCCTTGTGTTCCCTCAATAAGCTTAAGCACTACGGGCGGTCCGTCGGTAAGTTGAAGAGCTCGCTTAAGCTGATTCGGATTTCGCGCCATAACGGTTTTCGGAATACGGATTCCCTCAAAATCCAATATTTGCAAAGCACGCATTTTATCACGCGAGCGGCTGATTGAATCAGAATCATTCAAAACTCTTGACCTGAGTATCTGAAATTGCCGGACGACAGAAATTCCATAGTTTGTTAATGAGGCGCCAATACGGGGGATTAAGACATCGGGCGGCTTAATTTTTCTGCCGTTATAATAGATAGAATGCTGTGACTGCCCGAGGTTTAGTTGGCATTTCAACGGATTATATACTATTACGGTGTGCCCTCTTTCGCGGGCTGAATCTCGAATTCTCTTTGTAGAATAAATTCTACTTCCCTTTGATAGGATACCTATTCTCATAATTTCTCTGCTCGCGCTTTAGCGCGTAACAGCGCTTCTACTGCTTGTTCGTGGATTAACCCGTTAGTGAAAAGGATATTACCTGATTCAACATCGAAAGGTTCACCAAACGGGGAACTTATTTTTCCTCCGGCTTCCTGCAAAATAATACTACCAGCCGCAATATCCCAGGGTTGGAGCATAAATTCATAATAAATATCGAATCTGCCGTTAGCTGTATAACAGGCGTCAAGCGCTGCAGCGCCGGGTCTGCGCAAACCTTGCGCATTGGTCAGCATTTCCCGAACTCCTTCCAGAACCAGGTCGAGTATTCTTTCATTTTCATATGGAAATCCTGTCACCACAAGAGCATGACTCAATTCTCCGACCTTTGAAACGAATATTTGTTCATTATTTAAATATGCGCCTTCGCCTTTAGCGGCGCTGAACTCGTCATTATGATACGGGTCGAAAACAACTCCGGCTGTTATCTCACTATCAAATTCGTACGCGATGGATACGCTAAATCCGGGAAGCGAATGTACGAAATTAGTTGTACCGTCAAGCGGATCCACAATCCATCTCTCATTTCGCCGTCCGTGTGAAGTCTCTATTTCCTCAGAAGTTATATGAATATCGGGAAAATGTTTTGATAAAACTGTTAAAATCGCCTCTTCTGATTCCCTGTCAGCATCCGTGACAAGATCAATTTTACTTTTGAATTCAAGTTTCCCAATATTTCCAAGACGTTTTCGAAGAACTTTACCACCTTCACGCGCGGCTAATCGAGCAATTTCAAGATGGTCCGAACTCAACTCAGTTACCTTGGTATTTGGAAATATATTCCTTCGTCAGTTTAACTGTAAGTGGCGATAATAGAAGTATAGCAATTAGGTTAGGAACTATCATCAGTCCGAGCGCAATATCTCCAAGAGTCCAGGCGAGATTTATCGTAAGATTCGCCCCGATAAAAATTGCTATCGTAAAGAGTATCCTGTACGGCTTGATTCCTTTTTTACCCACAAGGAATTCAACACCTCTATCCCCGTAATAGCTCCACGCAATTGCTGTGGAAAATGCGAATAGAATTACAGCAAACGTAATGAAATAGTTACCCCAATTTCCCGGCAGACCGGTACTGAACGCTTGAGCTGTAAGATTTGCGCCTGTCAGCAGCATTTGCCCGCTAATTGCCAAAGATTCATCGTGAGAAGAGAGGTCAATATTTCCTTCGTCATTTAATTGTAAGGTACCGGTAAATGCGGATTCTTCACCGTCCATTCCGGATAACGTCAGGACTTTTGGAGAACCGATATCTCCTTTTTCACGAAATAGCCAAACATCGTCTTGAATTACGCCATCCTGAACAGATATAGTTCCTGAATGCACTAATTGTTCATCAAGGTTATAAAGATCAACATCCTG
It encodes the following:
- a CDS encoding inositol monophosphatase produces the protein MSSDHLEIARLAAREGGKVLRKRLGNIGKLEFKSKIDLVTDADRESEEAILTVLSKHFPDIHITSEEIETSHGRRNERWIVDPLDGTTNFVHSLPGFSVSIAYEFDSEITAGVVFDPYHNDEFSAAKGEGAYLNNEQIFVSKVGELSHALVVTGFPYENERILDLVLEGVREMLTNAQGLRRPGAAALDACYTANGRFDIYYEFMLQPWDIAAGSIILQEAGGKISSPFGEPFDVESGNILFTNGLIHEQAVEALLRAKARAEKL
- a CDS encoding redoxin domain-containing protein: MKLKVFGFFISLFVLNPGLAQAQNEHEYTDIKRVDLSEIEDYVIKKVSGRTTSIQKLPNFVLEDTTGKIQDFYQFLKGKNIVLLTFFRADCDNSYYEYPNFEKNYKKFKSKGFDIFSIMEYSNDDYLEEYLMNFSPVFTTTLGTRTKEDEDVRFLTDHYRLRKSLGDSRKWGTPFSFLIKDGDLRNVWYVGGEFNPGDLEKFLEENL
- a CDS encoding RimK family alpha-L-glutamate ligase, encoding MRIGILSKGSRIYSTKRIRDSARERGHTVIVYNPLKCQLNLGQSQHSIYYNGRKIKPPDVLIPRIGASLTNYGISVVRQFQILRSRVLNDSDSISRSRDKMRALQILDFEGIRIPKTVMARNPNQLKRALQLTDGPPVVLKLIEGTQGIGVILSETKESFESTLDTLWNLGQDILIQQFVAESRGRDIRAFVVGDRVVAAMKREAAPEEFRANIHRGGTGKRVVLSKIQEETAIKATKALGLEISGVDFFDIPGEPIIIELNSSPGLQGIEKTTGVDVAAEIIRYAEKSVETSD
- the purL gene encoding phosphoribosylformylglycinamidine synthase subunit PurL; translation: MEKIKVTVELALEHGLSEEEFEKVKSILGRTPNYTELGIFSVMWSEHCSYKSSIAELKKLPRDGERILAGAGEENAGLVDIGDGLAIAFKIESHNHPSALEPYQGAATGVGGILRDIFSMGARPIACLNSLRFGSLETARNRYLFEGVVRGIGDYGNCMGIPTVAGEIYFDPSYDGNPLINAMAVGIVKHNDSISALAKGENNSVFILGSSTGRDGIHGATFASVELSEKSEEKRTAVQVGDPFTEKLLLEAVLELTAAKILTGMQDMGAAGIICSTSEMSDKGNVGMNIDLAKVPLREEGMSPYEILLSESQERMLLVVKKGKDKEVIKIADKWGLNCVKIGEVTSDSELKFKMNGKSSAVVPAEPLVLGGGAPVYNRESKKPEYLEKLNTLDLETIKVPENLEEAFFQVLTSPNIASKRWVYRQYDSTVMTNTIIGPGAADAAVIRIKESENKAISLKTDGNGRYTYLNPRMGGMIAVAESARNVVATGAKPLAVTNCLNFGNPEDPEVYWTFKEVVAGMGEACTVLGTPVTGGNVSFYNESPKGAVYPTPVVGMLGLIQDLSHIRQMGLVDEGDFIILLGALQCCIGGSEYLSVVHGKVQGEIPNIDLEYEKKVQDSVLNGIRAGIIKSAHDISDGGLSIALAECCMAGRNNLGANVVINRKLRDDELLFGEMQSAFIITVSESDLMKIEEITAKFQISCEALGRVGGNSLKINSYFDLPISELKKRYESVIPKQMERRLR